The following coding sequences lie in one Pseudomonas monsensis genomic window:
- the bglX gene encoding beta-glucosidase BglX, translating to MKKLCLLGLFVSLASHQVLAATTPVPLENKDAFISNLMKQMTLDEKIGQLRLISIGPEMPRELIRKEIAAGNIGGTFNSITRPENRPMQDAAMRSRLKIPMFFAYDVIHGHRTIFPIPLALASSWDMDAIGQSGRVAAREAASDSLDITFAPMVDISRDPRWGRSSEGFGEDTYLTSRIAKVMVKAYQGDTPSAADSIMASVKHFALYGAVEGGRDYNTVDMSPVKMYQDYLPPYRAAIDAGAGGVMVALNSINGIPATANTWLMNDLLRKDWGFKGLAVSDHGAIFELIKHGVARDGREAAKLAIKAGIDMSMNDTLYGKELPGLLKSGDIEQKDIDNAVREVLAAKYDMGLFKDPYLRIGKAEDDPADTYADSRLHRAEARDVARRSLVLLKNQNDTLPLKKDAKVALVGPLAKAPIDMMGSWAAAGRPAQSVTLFDGMSSVIGDKANLIYARGANITSDKKVLDYLNFLNFDAPEVVDDPRPANVLIDEAVKAAKDADVIVAAVGESRGMSHESSSRTDLNIPQNQRELIRALKATGKPLVLVLMNGRPLTILEENQSADAILETWFSGTEGGNAIADVLFGDYNPSGKLPVTFPRSVGQIPTYYNHLSIGRPFTPGKPGNYTSQYFDDTTGPLFPFGYGLSYTSFALSDMALSSTTLNATGKLDASVTLKNTGKRDGETVVQLYIQDVTGSMIRPVKELKNFQKIMLKAGEQKVVHFTITEDDLKFYNAQLKYAAEPGKFNVQIGLDSQDVTQQSFELL from the coding sequence ATGAAGAAGCTGTGTTTGCTGGGTCTGTTCGTCAGCCTGGCCAGTCATCAAGTATTGGCCGCCACGACCCCGGTACCCCTGGAAAACAAGGACGCGTTCATCAGCAACCTGATGAAGCAAATGACCCTCGACGAGAAGATCGGCCAGTTACGCCTGATCAGCATCGGCCCGGAGATGCCTCGCGAGCTGATCCGCAAAGAGATCGCCGCCGGCAACATCGGCGGTACGTTCAACTCGATCACCCGCCCGGAAAACCGTCCGATGCAGGACGCGGCGATGCGCAGTCGCCTGAAGATTCCGATGTTTTTTGCGTACGACGTGATCCACGGCCACCGTACGATTTTCCCGATTCCACTGGCCCTCGCCTCGAGCTGGGACATGGACGCCATCGGCCAGTCCGGGCGCGTTGCCGCCAGGGAAGCTGCGTCCGACAGCCTCGACATCACCTTCGCGCCGATGGTCGATATCTCCCGTGACCCACGTTGGGGCCGCAGCTCCGAAGGTTTCGGTGAAGACACTTACCTGACCTCGCGCATCGCCAAAGTCATGGTCAAGGCCTATCAGGGCGACACCCCGAGCGCCGCCGACAGCATCATGGCCAGCGTCAAGCACTTCGCCCTGTACGGTGCGGTCGAGGGTGGTCGCGACTACAACACCGTCGACATGAGCCCGGTGAAGATGTACCAGGACTACCTGCCACCGTACCGCGCCGCGATTGATGCCGGCGCTGGCGGTGTGATGGTGGCGCTGAACTCGATCAACGGCATCCCGGCCACGGCCAACACCTGGCTGATGAACGATCTGCTGCGCAAGGACTGGGGCTTCAAGGGCCTGGCGGTCAGCGACCACGGCGCGATCTTCGAACTGATCAAGCACGGCGTGGCACGCGACGGTCGTGAAGCGGCGAAGCTGGCGATCAAGGCCGGCATCGACATGAGCATGAACGACACCCTGTACGGCAAAGAGCTGCCGGGGCTGCTCAAGTCTGGCGACATCGAACAGAAAGACATCGACAACGCGGTGCGCGAAGTGCTCGCCGCCAAGTACGACATGGGCCTGTTCAAAGACCCGTACCTGCGCATCGGCAAGGCTGAAGATGATCCGGCCGACACCTACGCCGACAGCCGCCTGCACCGCGCCGAGGCCCGTGACGTGGCGCGCCGCAGTCTGGTGCTGCTGAAGAACCAGAACGACACCCTGCCGCTGAAGAAAGACGCGAAAGTCGCCCTGGTCGGCCCGCTGGCCAAGGCGCCGATCGACATGATGGGCAGTTGGGCTGCCGCCGGGCGCCCTGCGCAGTCGGTGACCCTGTTCGACGGCATGAGTTCGGTGATCGGCGACAAGGCGAACCTGATCTACGCCCGTGGCGCCAACATCACCAGCGACAAGAAGGTCCTGGACTACCTGAACTTCCTCAACTTCGACGCGCCGGAAGTGGTCGATGACCCGCGTCCGGCCAACGTACTGATCGACGAAGCGGTGAAAGCCGCCAAGGACGCTGACGTGATCGTCGCAGCGGTGGGCGAGTCCCGTGGCATGTCCCACGAATCCTCGAGCCGTACCGACCTGAACATCCCGCAGAACCAGCGCGAGCTGATCCGCGCACTGAAAGCCACCGGCAAGCCGCTGGTGCTGGTATTGATGAACGGCCGGCCGCTGACCATCCTCGAAGAGAACCAGTCGGCTGACGCGATTCTGGAAACCTGGTTCAGTGGCACCGAGGGCGGCAACGCCATCGCTGACGTGCTGTTCGGCGACTACAACCCGTCGGGCAAACTGCCGGTGACCTTCCCGCGCTCCGTAGGCCAGATTCCGACCTATTACAACCACCTGAGCATTGGCCGGCCATTCACACCGGGCAAACCGGGCAACTACACCTCGCAGTATTTCGATGACACCACAGGTCCGCTGTTCCCGTTCGGTTACGGGCTGAGCTACACCAGCTTCGCCCTGAGCGACATGGCGCTGTCGTCGACAACCCTGAACGCCACCGGCAAGCTCGACGCCAGCGTCACGCTGAAGAACACCGGCAAACGTGACGGCGAAACCGTGGTGCAGCTGTACATTCAGGACGTCACCGGTTCGATGATCCGCCCGGTGAAAGAACTGAAGAACTTCCAGAAAATCATGCTCAAGGCCGGCGAACAGAAAGTCGTGCACTTCACCATCACCGAGGATGACCTGAAGTTTTACAACGCCCAGCTCAAATACGCGGCCGAGCCTGGCAAGTTCAACGTGCAGATCGGCCTGGATTCCCAGGACGTGACGCAGCAGAGCTTCGAATTGCTGTAA
- a CDS encoding LemA family protein, which produces MNVSPIYRSRLQVVTLLILATLLTACGINNIPTLDEQAKAAWGQVQNQYQRRADLIPNLVETVKGYAKHEEATLTAVVEARAKATSIQVDASTLDNPEKLKQYQQAQDQLSGALSRLMVVSERYPDLKANQNFLALQSQLEGTENRIAVARRDFILAVQKYNTEIRTFPGRLWHSVMYSDLPIRETFEATTPGAEKAPEVKF; this is translated from the coding sequence ATGAATGTCAGTCCGATCTACCGTTCGCGTTTGCAAGTTGTCACGTTACTGATATTGGCAACGCTGCTGACTGCGTGCGGCATCAACAATATTCCGACCCTCGACGAACAGGCCAAGGCCGCCTGGGGCCAGGTGCAGAACCAGTATCAGCGTCGCGCGGACCTGATTCCCAACCTGGTGGAAACCGTGAAGGGTTACGCCAAGCATGAAGAGGCAACCCTGACAGCGGTCGTCGAAGCCCGGGCCAAGGCGACGTCGATCCAGGTCGATGCCAGCACCCTCGACAATCCTGAGAAACTCAAGCAGTACCAGCAGGCGCAGGATCAACTGAGCGGCGCGTTGAGTCGCTTGATGGTGGTCTCCGAGCGTTATCCGGACCTGAAAGCCAACCAGAACTTCCTCGCCTTGCAATCGCAACTCGAAGGCACGGAAAACCGTATTGCCGTGGCGCGGCGCGATTTCATTCTGGCGGTGCAGAAGTACAACACCGAGATCCGCACGTTTCCCGGTCGCCTCTGGCACAGCGTGATGTACAGCGATCTGCCGATTCGCGAAACCTTCGAAGCCACGACCCCCGGTGCGGAAAAGGCCCCGGAAGTGAAGTTCTGA
- a CDS encoding TPM domain-containing protein translates to MRVLKIGLVLILWLFAVSARAELTFPALSGRVVDEAQMIEPSVRAQLSQQLQAHEQTTGEQLVVVTVPDLQGTTIEDYGVQLGRHWGIGQKDKNNGALLIVARDERKLRIEVGYGLEDRLTDAQTSVIIHQVITPAFKAGNFSKGISDGVAAMLVVLGGNPLDEPSTVYESSGDPQNDFVSRHPLLFVFLVMLFILTVFVCQMLGILPAGRGGSGGGGGFGGGGFGGGGGGGGFSGGGGSFGGGGSSGGW, encoded by the coding sequence ATGCGTGTGTTGAAGATAGGCCTGGTGCTGATCCTGTGGCTGTTCGCCGTCAGCGCCCGGGCCGAGTTGACGTTCCCGGCGCTGAGCGGACGCGTGGTCGACGAAGCGCAAATGATCGAGCCGTCGGTGCGTGCGCAACTGAGCCAGCAATTGCAGGCGCACGAGCAGACGACCGGCGAGCAACTGGTGGTGGTCACGGTGCCGGACCTGCAAGGCACCACCATCGAGGATTACGGCGTGCAACTGGGCCGGCACTGGGGCATCGGCCAGAAGGACAAGAACAACGGCGCGCTGCTGATCGTCGCCCGGGACGAGCGCAAGTTGCGCATCGAAGTCGGTTACGGGCTGGAGGATCGCCTGACGGACGCCCAGACATCGGTGATCATCCACCAGGTCATCACTCCGGCGTTCAAGGCCGGCAATTTCAGCAAGGGCATCAGCGACGGCGTGGCGGCGATGCTGGTGGTGCTCGGCGGTAATCCGCTGGACGAGCCGTCGACGGTGTATGAGTCGAGCGGTGATCCGCAAAACGATTTTGTCTCGCGCCATCCGCTGTTGTTCGTTTTTCTGGTGATGTTGTTCATCCTGACGGTGTTTGTCTGCCAGATGCTCGGTATCCTTCCCGCCGGCCGTGGCGGCTCCGGTGGCGGGGGCGGCTTCGGCGGCGGTGGATTTGGTGGCGGCGGCGGAGGCGGGGGCTTCAGCGGCGGCGGGGGCAGTTTCGGCGGCGGCGGTTCGTCCGGCGGCTGGTGA
- a CDS encoding TPM domain-containing protein, with translation MALLTEHEQRKVAEAIARVERDTDAELVTVLAARADDYAYIPLLWASLLALLVPGIVHYLTGWLTMRSLLLVQWGLFIVLCLLFRLPKVTTHLVPRRVRHWRASNLARRQFLEQNLHHTVGSTGMLIFVCEAERYVEILVDEGISRRLDNKSWDLIVAAFTEQVRQGRTLEGFVTCIEACGELLKVHVPVTQVRNELPNRLIVLG, from the coding sequence ATGGCATTACTGACTGAACACGAACAGCGCAAAGTCGCCGAGGCGATCGCCCGGGTCGAACGCGACACTGACGCCGAACTGGTGACGGTGCTGGCAGCCCGCGCCGACGACTATGCGTACATCCCGTTGCTGTGGGCCAGTCTGCTGGCGTTGCTGGTGCCAGGCATCGTCCACTACCTGACGGGCTGGTTGACCATGCGCAGTCTGTTACTGGTGCAGTGGGGGCTGTTCATTGTCCTGTGCCTGCTGTTTCGCCTGCCGAAAGTCACCACTCACCTAGTCCCGCGCCGCGTGCGCCACTGGCGTGCATCGAACCTGGCGCGGCGGCAATTTCTCGAACAGAACCTGCACCACACCGTCGGCAGCACCGGGATGCTGATCTTTGTCTGCGAGGCCGAGCGTTACGTGGAGATTCTGGTGGACGAGGGCATTTCCCGGCGGCTGGACAACAAGAGCTGGGATTTGATTGTTGCGGCGTTTACCGAGCAGGTCAGGCAAGGGCGCACGCTGGAGGGGTTTGTCACCTGTATCGAAGCGTGTGGGGAATTGCTGAAAGTGCATGTGCCGGTGACGCAGGTGAGGAATGAGTTGCCGAATCGGTTGATTGTGCTGGGGTGA
- a CDS encoding class I SAM-dependent methyltransferase, whose translation MSVTAPSIKPAPDHHAQFIELLQTSLEQNGFIKLVLAKYVGEEADLQRIIIKAVTVKAQPNLSFVYRYKTRDITKNLALSEGVAVIAELLPAAFKNAHLLTVTDEAQLEYSKKGKSSLFKSKPQQLREAPSAEHNREKNRFLELSRPFLKDLGVTNAQHELIPAMSRKWKQINKFIEVFSHALTSSPLALDKPVRVADFGSGKGYLTFAIHDYLRNTLKAEGEVTGVELREEMVNLCNAAAVKLEHPGLVFKCGDVRSVAPSELDVMIALHACDIATDYAIHTGIRSGASIIMCSPCCHKQIRLQIQSPALLKPMLQYGLHLGQQAEMVTDSLRALFLEACGYETKVFEFISLEHTNKNKMILAVKRAEPLDPAQLLVKIQALKDFYNISEHCLETLLRADGYLA comes from the coding sequence ATGTCCGTTACCGCCCCGTCCATCAAGCCTGCGCCCGATCACCACGCCCAGTTCATCGAACTGCTGCAAACCAGCCTCGAACAGAACGGCTTCATCAAACTGGTGCTGGCCAAGTACGTGGGCGAAGAGGCAGATCTGCAGCGGATCATCATCAAAGCGGTGACGGTCAAGGCCCAGCCGAACCTGTCGTTCGTCTATCGCTACAAGACCCGTGACATCACCAAGAATCTGGCGCTGAGCGAAGGCGTGGCGGTGATTGCCGAGCTGCTGCCGGCCGCGTTCAAAAATGCGCATTTGCTGACCGTGACCGACGAAGCCCAGCTCGAATACAGCAAAAAGGGCAAGTCTTCGCTGTTCAAGAGCAAACCTCAGCAATTGCGTGAAGCGCCGTCCGCCGAGCACAACCGCGAGAAAAACCGTTTTCTGGAGCTCAGTCGACCGTTCCTCAAGGACCTCGGCGTGACCAACGCGCAACATGAGCTGATCCCGGCGATGTCGCGCAAGTGGAAGCAGATCAACAAGTTCATCGAAGTGTTCAGCCACGCCCTGACCTCGTCACCGCTGGCGCTGGACAAACCGGTGCGGGTGGCGGACTTCGGTTCGGGCAAGGGTTACCTGACGTTTGCCATCCACGATTACCTGCGCAACACGCTCAAGGCCGAAGGCGAAGTCACCGGCGTCGAATTGCGCGAGGAAATGGTCAACCTGTGCAACGCCGCCGCTGTGAAGCTGGAACACCCGGGGCTGGTGTTCAAGTGCGGTGACGTGCGCAGCGTGGCGCCGAGCGAGCTGGACGTGATGATCGCCCTGCATGCCTGCGACATCGCCACCGATTACGCGATCCACACCGGCATCCGCTCGGGTGCCTCGATCATCATGTGCTCGCCGTGCTGCCACAAGCAGATTCGTCTGCAGATCCAGAGCCCGGCACTGCTCAAACCGATGCTGCAATACGGTCTGCACCTCGGACAGCAGGCGGAAATGGTCACTGACAGCTTGCGCGCGCTGTTCCTCGAAGCCTGTGGTTACGAGACCAAGGTGTTCGAGTTCATCTCGCTGGAACACACCAACAAGAACAAGATGATTCTGGCGGTGAAACGCGCCGAGCCGCTGGACCCGGCTCAGTTGTTGGTGAAGATTCAGGCGTTGAAAGACTTCTACAACATCAGCGAGCACTGCCTGGAAACCTTGCTGCGCGCAGACGGTTACCTGGCCTGA
- a CDS encoding DMT family transporter — translation MSSRENTGMALGLLGVVIFSLTLPFTRIVVQELHPLLNGLGRALFAAIPAALLLLWRREKWPTWQQIKGLSLVIAGVILGFPVLSAWAMQTLPASHGALVNGLQPLCVALYAAWLSHERPSKAFWACAALGSALVLGYALYTGAGSIQAGDLLMLGAIAVGGLGYAEGGRLAKEMGGWQVICWALVLSTPLLIGPVLYLALQHHGAVSARTWWAFGYVALFSQFLGFFAWYAGLAMGGIARVSQIQLLQIFFTIAFSALFFGEQVEPITWVFACGVIATVMLGRKTVIKPHVGASALAKAD, via the coding sequence ATGTCTTCGCGCGAAAACACCGGCATGGCCCTCGGCCTGCTCGGGGTTGTGATTTTCAGCCTCACCCTGCCCTTCACCCGGATCGTGGTGCAGGAACTGCATCCATTGCTCAATGGCCTGGGGCGGGCGTTGTTCGCGGCAATCCCGGCAGCGTTGCTGTTGTTGTGGCGCCGGGAAAAATGGCCGACCTGGCAGCAGATCAAAGGCCTGAGCCTGGTGATCGCCGGGGTGATCCTCGGCTTCCCGGTGTTGTCGGCGTGGGCCATGCAGACCTTGCCGGCGTCCCATGGCGCACTGGTCAATGGTTTGCAGCCGCTGTGCGTGGCGCTGTATGCGGCGTGGCTGTCCCATGAACGGCCGTCGAAAGCCTTCTGGGCCTGCGCCGCGCTGGGCAGTGCGCTGGTGCTCGGTTACGCGCTGTACACCGGTGCCGGCAGCATTCAGGCCGGGGACCTGTTGATGCTCGGCGCAATTGCCGTGGGTGGCCTGGGGTATGCCGAGGGTGGGCGACTGGCGAAGGAGATGGGCGGCTGGCAGGTGATCTGCTGGGCGCTGGTGCTGTCGACGCCGCTGCTGATCGGGCCGGTGCTGTACCTGGCGCTGCAACATCACGGCGCAGTGTCGGCCAGGACCTGGTGGGCTTTTGGCTACGTCGCGCTGTTCTCGCAGTTTCTCGGGTTCTTCGCCTGGTACGCCGGGCTGGCGATGGGCGGGATTGCGCGGGTCAGTCAGATCCAGTTGCTGCAGATTTTCTTCACCATCGCGTTTTCAGCGTTGTTCTTTGGCGAACAGGTGGAGCCGATCACCTGGGTATTTGCCTGCGGGGTAATTGCGACGGTGATGCTCGGTCGCAAGACCGTCATCAAGCCCCATGTGGGAGCGAGCGCGCTCGCGAAGGCCGACTGA
- a CDS encoding DJ-1/PfpI family protein, with protein sequence MAAKKILMLVGDYVEDYEVMVPFQALQMVGHTVHAVCPDKAAGKTVRTAIHDFEGDQTYSEKPGHLFALNFDFAKVAEADYDALLIPGGRAPEYLRLNEKVLELVRAFDKAGKPIAAVCHGAQLLAAAGVLEGRECSAYPACAPEVRLAGGTYIDIPVTDGHVQGNLATAPAWPAHPNWLAGFLGLLGTKITL encoded by the coding sequence ATGGCCGCGAAAAAAATTCTGATGCTGGTCGGCGATTACGTCGAAGACTACGAAGTGATGGTGCCGTTCCAGGCCCTGCAAATGGTCGGGCATACCGTGCACGCCGTGTGCCCGGACAAAGCCGCCGGCAAGACCGTGCGCACCGCGATCCATGACTTCGAAGGCGATCAGACCTACAGCGAGAAACCCGGTCACCTGTTCGCCCTCAACTTCGACTTTGCCAAGGTCGCCGAAGCCGACTACGACGCCCTGCTGATCCCCGGCGGTCGTGCGCCGGAATACCTGCGCCTGAACGAAAAAGTCCTCGAACTGGTGCGCGCCTTCGACAAGGCCGGCAAGCCGATTGCGGCGGTCTGCCACGGTGCGCAATTGCTGGCGGCGGCGGGCGTTCTCGAAGGGCGCGAGTGCAGCGCCTATCCGGCCTGTGCCCCGGAAGTGCGCCTGGCCGGTGGTACGTACATCGACATCCCGGTGACGGACGGCCACGTTCAAGGCAATCTGGCCACTGCACCGGCCTGGCCGGCGCATCCGAACTGGCTGGCCGGTTTCCTCGGCTTGCTTGGCACCAAAATTACCCTGTAA
- a CDS encoding ribbon-helix-helix domain-containing protein — MCELYVKADPILYESRSRSLRIRGVVTTLRLENQFWDILSEIAEVDGMTTNQLIAKLYEEVMDYRGEVVNFASFLRVSCTRYLSQRRVSAPELSVVRALVK, encoded by the coding sequence ATGTGCGAGCTCTACGTCAAGGCCGATCCGATTCTCTACGAATCCCGCTCGCGCTCGCTGCGCATCCGCGGCGTGGTGACGACGCTGCGCCTGGAAAACCAGTTCTGGGACATCCTCAGCGAAATCGCCGAAGTTGACGGCATGACCACCAATCAACTGATCGCCAAGCTGTATGAAGAGGTGATGGACTATCGCGGCGAAGTGGTGAATTTCGCCTCGTTCCTGCGGGTGAGTTGTACGCGGTATCTGAGTCAGCGGCGGGTGAGTGCGCCGGAGTTGTCGGTGGTGCGGGCGCTGGTGAAATAG
- a CDS encoding YegP family protein encodes MSGWYEVSKSSNGQFRFVLKAANAETILTSELYTTRAAADNGIAAVQTNSPLDERYEKKTTRDGHPYFNLKAANHQIIGSSESYTNDAACAKGIASVKANGPSKTVKDKTLPVL; translated from the coding sequence ATGTCCGGATGGTACGAAGTGAGCAAAAGCAGCAACGGTCAGTTCAGGTTTGTGCTGAAGGCCGCCAACGCCGAAACCATTCTCACCAGCGAGCTCTACACCACCCGTGCGGCCGCCGATAACGGCATTGCTGCGGTGCAGACCAACAGTCCGCTGGACGAGCGCTACGAGAAAAAGACCACCAGGGATGGCCATCCGTACTTCAACCTCAAGGCTGCCAACCATCAGATCATTGGCAGCAGCGAGTCGTACACCAATGACGCTGCGTGCGCCAAAGGCATCGCCAGCGTCAAGGCCAACGGGCCGAGCAAAACGGTCAAGGACAAGACCTTGCCAGTGCTCTGA
- a CDS encoding dihydrodipicolinate synthase family protein, with translation MMSNIHGIIGYTITPFGANGEGLDLPALGQSINRLIDSGVHAIAPLGSTGEGAYLSDAEWDQVAEFSIKHVAKRLPTIVSVSDLTTAKAIRRARFAEAHGADVVMVLPASYWKLSEAEILAHYRAIGDSIGVPIMLYNNPATSGTDMSVELILRIVNEVENVTMVKESTGDIQRMHKLQLLGDAQVPFYNGCNPLALEAFAAGAKGWCTAAPNLIPQLNLDLYAASLAGDLERARELFYRQLPLLDFILKGGLPATIKAGLRETGLEVGDPRLPVFALSEAGRGQLQAILETLR, from the coding sequence ATCATGTCCAACATTCACGGCATCATCGGCTACACCATCACCCCGTTCGGCGCCAACGGTGAAGGCCTCGACCTGCCGGCGCTCGGCCAGTCTATCAATCGCCTGATCGACAGCGGCGTCCACGCCATCGCCCCGCTGGGCAGCACCGGCGAAGGCGCCTACCTGAGCGACGCCGAGTGGGATCAGGTTGCCGAGTTCAGCATCAAACACGTGGCCAAACGGCTGCCGACCATCGTCAGCGTGTCCGACCTGACCACCGCCAAAGCCATACGCCGTGCACGCTTCGCCGAAGCCCACGGCGCCGACGTGGTGATGGTGCTGCCAGCCTCGTACTGGAAGCTCAGCGAAGCGGAAATCCTTGCGCACTACCGCGCCATCGGCGACAGCATCGGCGTGCCGATCATGCTCTACAACAACCCGGCCACCAGCGGCACCGACATGTCGGTGGAACTGATTCTGCGCATCGTCAACGAGGTGGAAAACGTGACCATGGTCAAGGAGAGCACCGGCGACATCCAGCGCATGCATAAGCTGCAACTGCTCGGCGACGCTCAGGTGCCCTTCTACAACGGCTGCAATCCGCTGGCGCTGGAAGCGTTTGCCGCTGGAGCCAAGGGTTGGTGCACCGCCGCACCGAACCTGATCCCCCAGCTCAATCTGGATTTATACGCGGCGTCGCTGGCCGGTGATCTGGAACGGGCACGCGAGTTGTTCTACCGCCAGTTGCCGCTGCTGGACTTCATCTTGAAGGGTGGTTTACCGGCGACGATCAAGGCCGGGTTGCGCGAGACAGGGCTGGAGGTTGGCGATCCGCGCTTGCCAGTGTTTGCGTTGAGCGAGGCGGGGCGAGGTCAGCTGCAAGCGATCCTCGAGACCCTGCGTTGA
- a CDS encoding aldolase produces the protein MAKTLALPKEQLVKQALTQMQKSLADNTWTDRQKLALTCRILFENGHDSGLAGQITARGPQPGTYYTQQLGLGFDEITASNLLLVNEDLEVLEGHGMANPANRFHSWVYRARPDVNCIIHTHPAHIAALSMLEVPLQISHMDLCPLYDDCAFLESWPGVPVGNEEGELIAGALGDKRAILLSHHGQLSTGTTIEEACVIAQLIERAARLQLLAMAAGTIKPIIPALGREAHDWVSKPKRHAAAFNYYARQNLRQHADCLN, from the coding sequence ATGGCCAAGACATTAGCACTACCCAAAGAACAACTGGTCAAGCAAGCGCTGACCCAGATGCAAAAAAGCCTGGCTGATAATACGTGGACTGACCGGCAAAAGCTGGCACTGACCTGCCGGATTCTATTCGAGAATGGCCACGACTCCGGTCTGGCCGGACAAATCACCGCCCGTGGTCCACAGCCCGGCACCTATTACACTCAGCAACTGGGCCTGGGGTTCGATGAAATCACCGCGAGCAATCTGCTGCTGGTCAATGAAGACCTGGAAGTCCTCGAAGGGCACGGCATGGCCAACCCGGCCAACCGTTTCCACAGCTGGGTGTACCGCGCCCGGCCAGACGTGAACTGCATCATCCACACCCACCCGGCGCACATTGCCGCGCTGTCGATGCTGGAAGTGCCGCTGCAGATTTCCCACATGGACCTGTGCCCGCTGTACGACGACTGCGCGTTTCTCGAAAGTTGGCCGGGCGTGCCGGTGGGCAATGAAGAAGGTGAGCTGATTGCCGGCGCGCTGGGCGACAAGCGCGCGATTCTGCTTTCGCACCACGGCCAGTTGTCGACCGGCACCACGATCGAAGAAGCCTGTGTCATCGCCCAACTGATCGAACGCGCCGCCAGGCTGCAACTGCTGGCGATGGCGGCCGGCACCATCAAACCGATCATTCCGGCGCTGGGCCGCGAGGCCCATGACTGGGTGTCGAAACCCAAACGCCACGCCGCCGCTTTCAACTATTACGCCCGGCAGAACCTGCGCCAGCACGCCGATTGCCTGAACTGA
- a CDS encoding helix-turn-helix domain-containing protein, producing MSIRLKLLRKKLGVTLEALAEKSGMTKSYLSKVERGLNTPSIAAALKLAKALNVKVEELFSEDSVSLDSYSLVRSHERQSLAANDQSPGYAVLAHQVSERNLLPFIIYPAKEFTDKTFKEHVGEEFLFVHEGQVEVDFMNEKVLLERGDALHFNAQKPHRIRSVGEVQAQLLVVVHSTEE from the coding sequence ATGTCTATCCGTTTGAAATTATTGAGAAAAAAACTTGGGGTGACACTTGAGGCGCTGGCCGAAAAATCCGGCATGACCAAGAGTTACCTGTCAAAAGTCGAGCGCGGGTTGAACACGCCGTCGATCGCTGCCGCGCTGAAACTGGCGAAAGCGCTGAACGTGAAGGTCGAGGAATTGTTCTCCGAGGACAGCGTCAGCCTCGACAGCTACAGCCTGGTGCGCAGCCACGAACGCCAGTCCCTCGCGGCCAACGATCAGAGCCCCGGGTATGCGGTGCTGGCGCATCAGGTCAGCGAACGCAACCTGCTGCCGTTCATCATTTACCCGGCGAAGGAATTCACCGACAAGACCTTCAAGGAGCATGTGGGCGAGGAGTTTCTGTTCGTCCACGAAGGGCAGGTGGAAGTCGATTTCATGAACGAGAAGGTGCTGCTCGAGCGTGGCGATGCGCTGCACTTCAATGCACAGAAGCCACACCGGATCCGCTCGGTGGGCGAGGTGCAGGCGCAGTTGCTGGTGGTGGTGCACAGCACCGAAGAATGA